CCGTGGATCATGGGTATCCCCAGCTTTTCAGCTGCGTCTTCAAGGATAATTCTAGCCCCCGGAGAGTCCAGGGCATCCATAATGATATCCGCATCTCTGCAGAGGGTTGTCGCATTCTCGGCTGTGACTCGTTCCTGATGGGCAATCAACTTCACTTCGCTGTTGACCAGGGCGGCTCTCTCGGCGGCCGACTGAGACTTGGAGACTCCCAGGAGATCTTCCCGGCTCAGAAGCTGCCGGTTCAGGTTGGATTCATCAAAGACATCCGGGTCGGCTACGGTTATCTGACCGACTCCCACACGGAGGAGCATTTCCAGGATATACCCGCCCAGTCCGCCGCAGCCGGCGATGAAGACTTTTTTGCTTTTTAACAGAGGTCTTTCTTCGGGAGAAATTGTCGCTCCATTTCTGATCAGTCTGTCTTCGAACATTATCAACTCCTATTTCCTTGGTGTTTTAATTGCTCAGGGCCGATGGGTCCGGGTCAAAGGGCTTTTATCCTGAAGATTCTTTATTCTTTAATACATATAATCGTATGCCTTTTTTGCAGTACAAGCAATAAAGTCACGGCTAAACTGCAATATGAATCGGGAATATCAATTCAGCCCCTGATAAGCAGAGGCTGAATAAAATCCATATACTATACCTTTGGCTTCCATTTCGGATATGACGGTTCTACCATCAACAGCTGCGGGTTTTCCTCACCTGGAACTTGTTGCCACACAGCTTCCTTAATAATCATTTTCCTCTGGATTTTCTCAGTCATCTTGGGTAATCTGTATTCATGAAAACCATTGAACAGATTAATGAAAAGATCAGCTCCGGGAAGGCCGTTGTATTAACCGCCGAGGAGATTATTGATTATGTAGATAAGAAAGGGCTGGAGCAGGCTGCCAAAGAGGTGGATGTTGTCACAACTGCCACATTCGGTCCCATGTGTTCCTCCGGCTGTTTTCTGAACTTCGGACATTCCAAACCCAAGATGCGGATCACTGAATCCTGGCTGGATGATGTCAGTGCCTATGCCGGAATTGCAGCGGTGGATCTTTTTCTGGGAGCTACTCAGCTTAGGGCAAATGATCCTGCCAACACAGACTATCCCGGTGATTTCCGTTTCGGCGGCGGTCATGTAATGGAGAAGCTTGTGGCCGGAGAAGAGGTTCAACTTTTTGCCCTCTCCTACGGAACCGATGAATATCCCCGGAAGGAACTGCGCACAACATTTACAATTGATGATTTAAACCAGGCCATGATGGTGAATCCAAGAAACTGCTATCAGAATTATAACGTGGCAATCAATGCCTCGGATAAAACCATCTATACCTATCTTGGTCAATTAAAACCTAATATGAAAAATTGCGGCTACTCCTCAGCCGGTCAACTCTCTCCTCTTCTGAATGACCCTTTTTACAGGACTATCGGGGTGGGAACCAGGATCTGGCTTGCCGGAGCTCAGGGGCATGTGTATTCCGAAGGAACCCAGCACTCTCCAACTTGTGAGAGAGGTCTACTGGGAGTCCCCTCAGAAGGTGCGGGAACTCTGGCTCTGACCGGAGATATGAAGAAGATGGACCCCGAGTTTATCAGGGGAGTCAGCCTGAAGGGCTACGGTGTTTCTCTTTCTGTGGGTGTGGGAATCCCCATTCCCATATTAGATGAAAAAATGCTGCTTCAGACGACGATCCGGGACCGGGATATCATGGCACAGGTGATCGATTATTCCACCGACTATCCCGAGCGGAACGGAAAGGTTCTCGGGAATGTGAGCTATGAAGAGCTTAAGTCCGGAACCATCAATTTGAATGGTCAGAAAGTGGAAGCCGGGGGATTGTCTTCCTATGGGAAGGCCCGAAAAATTGCCGCTATTCTGCAGGAAGAGATCAGGTCAGGGAAATTCCTTGTGACTCAGCCCATAGCCCCT
The Oceanispirochaeta sp. M1 genome window above contains:
- a CDS encoding homocysteine biosynthesis protein; the encoded protein is MKTIEQINEKISSGKAVVLTAEEIIDYVDKKGLEQAAKEVDVVTTATFGPMCSSGCFLNFGHSKPKMRITESWLDDVSAYAGIAAVDLFLGATQLRANDPANTDYPGDFRFGGGHVMEKLVAGEEVQLFALSYGTDEYPRKELRTTFTIDDLNQAMMVNPRNCYQNYNVAINASDKTIYTYLGQLKPNMKNCGYSSAGQLSPLLNDPFYRTIGVGTRIWLAGAQGHVYSEGTQHSPTCERGLLGVPSEGAGTLALTGDMKKMDPEFIRGVSLKGYGVSLSVGVGIPIPILDEKMLLQTTIRDRDIMAQVIDYSTDYPERNGKVLGNVSYEELKSGTINLNGQKVEAGGLSSYGKARKIAAILQEEIRSGKFLVTQPIAPLPVEQGMKPMKEARS
- a CDS encoding HesA/MoeB/ThiF family protein, which encodes MFEDRLIRNGATISPEERPLLKSKKVFIAGCGGLGGYILEMLLRVGVGQITVADPDVFDESNLNRQLLSREDLLGVSKSQSAAERAALVNSEVKLIAHQERVTAENATTLCRDADIIMDALDSPGARIILEDAAEKLGIPMIHGAIAGWYGQVSAVFPGDNTMKTLYGSNTEAGMEVELGNPSFTPAIIAGIQVSEAVKVLLNKDGVLRHKLLYIDLLNQSYTTLEI